From the Lactuca sativa cultivar Salinas chromosome 9, Lsat_Salinas_v11, whole genome shotgun sequence genome, the window aaatgcaaTGTAAGGATacgagaggtaaatatgatgtaggagacgacccttaggataaatccttagggaaggtacttaacAGTAAagaaagataatggggatgggtaattgggttacttgtttgatgattaagcatagtaattatattattatgggttgaaaaccctatgtactcaccaggtttcccaaccggacccactcagtttatttatatcacaggtgttgatatgaagtcacattacacagagagattaaggagatataaatcactagtgataatgaatgtaagttctgtttatgcttatgtttctgtattgacaatgacatcccaaatgttttaaaatgaataaaaatacttttcttcaaaaatgcttttaaaacgtatttatcatgttttactgggaacaaattccgcaacctttttattaaaagagatacactgatttttataaagcataaacaaaaatcggtcttttctggccgtgaaaatggggatgtcacagaattcTTGTGCACCTTCTCTAGAGATGATGAGGCGGAGGTCCTTACCTTCTAGCTGTAGGGTCAAAATCATCAGCTCTTATACAGATGGATGGATTCTATAATGGGAGTCGACCGCTTAATCACCACACATAGTTTACAATATCTCGACTCCTTACGCTTTTCATATGCACATCTTTTGGTTGCAAATCACTAGTCTTAACTCGTTCAATCCGAGTTGACAGAGGGCCAAGCACTTATTTCATCCTTGTTGGCAAATTGTGCACTGGATTCTCTCCACAAACATATCCGTTCGCCTCGAGCCCGGTCAAATAAATAGATGCGAACTCTTCTTCTTAGACCACATGTCACAGATTGGAGACCCATATTTCTCGAAATTCTTCCTCGATAAATGAGGTGTCATTCGTCATCGAGCCTCGAGAGAAATCTACATCGGGTGCTTATTACTATTATAGGTCGAATCGTCGACCTAGACTTCCCCGCCCCCGAATACATGCCCATTGACCGCCACCAAACGAATTTCCTACTTGATTGCGACACTTTAGAGAGAATGGAGACGTTAGAAGATCGGGGAAATAACAAGTACAGTTGGCTCAACGGTGACAAAACTCTAGTTTATATCCTTCCAAGTTGGATCAGTGATTCATTCGACCTGGATGACGCCGATATTTGGCTTCCTCCAGATCATTTGAATCCAACGGGTGTACTacccgactctgaggatgaagagcaaaaggaagaagatgatgattagATACCCGAGATTGAAGACCATTTTGACCACCAGCCATAGATGCAACCGCCTATGAATCAGCAACGCCACTTTCAGGTCCCTCCATAGTAGTTTGCTCAACCACAATTCCAACCACAAAACAATGGGGACACGAGATTCCAACATATTTTCCACCTACATTCTTTGACCATTTTGCCACCATGTTCTCCATTGTCCAACACATAGATGCTCAAACTCAGGAAAACACCTGCACCAGTCAAGAAGTGGCAACCCGGGTCGACGGGCTAGAGCAAAGTGGAGCCTCCACTTCCCATCACATCCAGGACATACGTTATTTCTATTACCGTCATTAAAATTTCCCTCCACCCGATCCTCCAATTTAGGTCAGTTCTGcccttaccttaagcattgaggacaatgtttgttcttaagcttggggtggggtatTCCCTTTTACTTTTTACTCTTTCATGCATTTTTAGTTAGGTTGCATAGCATATTAGTCTTTAGCTAATttgcattcattttttttttataaaactccaaatagattttattttattcttttccACTTTTTGTTTTAGCATAACATTTAGTTTAGGTTCATTCTAATGCATTTTTGTTATCTGTTTTCTTCTCATCTCCTTGGATTTCATGGAACAAATTCATAGTTATAGTATAATTATTGGTCTATGATCTTTTTTGTTATCTCACACATCAGACCGGGACCACTAGGCTGCATTTTGGGTCTTCATACATTGGATCAATTGCTGGAACTTAAAGGGGTAACTGATCATTTTCATTacagttttcatgaagaattatgcatgcAATACTATAACAAATTGTAAAGCAACTTATTTGAGGGAAATCTTATATGTGACGAATATGATAAGGTGATTAAGTTCATAACAAAATACTAAAACAAcaataaaaatgtattttttttaatgttaaactagttcaaataataaacattttaatcttgaaattcttgaatgtgtgtgtgtgtgtgagagagagagagagagagagagagagagagagagagagagaaacatatatgatattttatagAGTACATTTACTTTAGTTTTACGGTtagataaaatattaaatatagatattaatattgaatttttttaataGTCAATTTTGACATCTTGATCGAGTTGTTTTGATTTTGACCAGTAAGTCGAACCAATTTCTTTAGATTGCCTTATTTAGTGGTTGAGTTCTAAGTATTTGGTAAATAGTCTGTGGAGTAGGCTGAATTTTACGACATTGATCTAAATCACATCGTATCAAGTAGTGCATGCCGTGTTTTAGATAGTTTCCTTACAACATTATGATTTCATTTGCGACTCCAAAAGCATTCAATTAGCTTTGAACCCTGTATTATGCTATAGTGAAAAACAAAGAACATCTTAAAACACTTATAGATAGCAGAAATAGCCATTTTGTAGGTCACACAATATAATAACCATGATGGGCCTGTAAAATCGCCAAAAAACCTCCATCACAACATTTTTGCAAGACACCATGTTGAAATGCCTTAACTGACCTCATACATCTATTAGTGTAGTAAAAGAGTCAATTAATGGTGCATCATTACAACTTCACattaaaagcataaacaaattatTTGTGGTAGAGGTACAAGTTTTTCCatcaatattttttataaattttgacgTCTTTCCACCTCGATTCCATGTAGTAACTAATATTTCTCGGTGCACCGTAGACTCCAAATTTGAAATGCAACAAACCGGGGCCTTGATCATGTATTTTGAGTTTCTTTTTGTTATCAACAAAAACAATTACTTTCCCTCCGTCCACATCATGTATTAGATTAACTTTAAACCATCTATCATATAGATTAGTATCTATCACTTGTGTACTATAGTATCTCATCTCTCCATTATAGATCCTCAACAACGATGTGGTGTTACCATGGGCTGCACCATGGATCTGAACTATAGTGGCACCACTAGTTCCATTTGGAATGAAGGCAAGCCCTTCGAATTGCCATACTCCTGAAGTATAATCCGGCTACATCATTAAATACAAAAGTCGATATAGAttattttttttgtcatttatatatatatatatatatatatatatatatatatatatatatatatatatatatatatatatatatacacacacacacacacaaattagaTACAACGTTCGCATCTTAATATTTAACCAAATCATTTTTAGACTAGATAACGTTTCT encodes:
- the LOC111919491 gene encoding citrate-binding protein, with protein sequence MKASYRHLLLFLVVLIFFIDDARMVSLVDPTYGFVDVMLNESNFEYQKPYDTPLCQRYIYQNGTHRFWVYSDDKPHHLGSNTQPRTEIRILPDYTSGVWQFEGLAFIPNGTSGATIVQIHGAAHGNTTSLLRIYNGEMRYYSTQVIDTNLYDRWFKVNLIHDVDGGKVIVFVDNKKKLKIHDQGPGLLHFKFGVYGAPRNISYYMESRWKDVKIYKKY